The Humulus lupulus chromosome 3, drHumLupu1.1, whole genome shotgun sequence genome window below encodes:
- the LOC133823764 gene encoding stemmadenine O-acetyltransferase-like codes for MKVEVEIISKEIIKPSTPTPDHLRRYQLSFLDQLSPSCYSPFLYFYALNDHINEPNLVENISHKLKESLSQVLTLYYPLAGRFTNDDFVYCNDDGILFLEARVRKCELSDVVNDTVSSSSEVLNKLCPFKLDELAELPLGIQLNIFENGGITIGVCISHRLADALSCLVFIKNWMAIARGDCVIRPEFSSAELFPPKNTSWYNENSHMKKINTIATKRFVFEASAIEALRSIYDKEIRTNQLLEHNTRGPSRVEVLSTFIWSRFMAATRVESEQCETIFTIHQAVNLRPKFDPPLREHSFGNYYRTSTTVASGTSNLGGLAKKMGEDVRKLDKGFVESLRFKGDEYLASLKPNNNEVKSEELVLLVFTSLCRFPLYEADFGWGKPTWVSSAARCFKNVVAYMDDKTGHGIEAYISLKPEEMAKLEADKEFLSMVSCLNRSNCV; via the coding sequence ATGAAGGTTGAAGTTGAAATAATCTCTAAAGAGATTATCAAACCCTCTACTCCCACCCCTGACCATCTTCGCCGTTACCAGCTTTCTTTCCTCGATCAATTATCTCCCAGCTGCTACAGTCCTTTTCTTTACTTCTACGCATTAAACGATCACATCAACGAGCCCAACCTCGTTGAAAACATATCCCATAAGCTCAAGGAATCTTTGTCCCAAGTCCTAACCCTTTACTACCCTCTAGCCGGAAGATTCACAAACGACGATTTCGTCTATTGCAACGACGATGGAATTCTCTTCTTGGAAGCTCGAGTGCGGAAGTGTGAACTCTCTGATGTTGTTAACGATACAGTCTCATCATCCTCTGAAGTACTCAATAAGCTCTGTCCTTTCAAACTCGACGAACTCGCCGAGTTACCCCTTGGAATCCAACTCAACATCTTTGAAAACGGAGGGATCACTATAGGTGTATGCATTTCGCATCGGCTTGCGGACGCCTTGTCATGCCTTGTCTTCATCAAAAATTGGATGGCCATTGCTCGTGGTGACTGCGTTATTCGACCTGAATTTTCTTCAGCTGAGCTCTTCCCTCCAAAGAATACAAGCTGGTATAACGAAAATAGTCATatgaaaaaaattaacacaattGCAACAAAGAGATTTGTGTTTGAAGCTTCTGCGATTGAGGCTCTACGATCCATATACGACAAAGAAATTAGAACAAATCAGTTATTAGAACATAACACTCGAGGTCCTTCTCGTGTTGAGGTCCTGTCCACTTTCATATGGAGCCGTTTCATGGCTGCGACTAGGGTTGAATCCGAACAGTGCGAGACCATTTTCACTATTCATCAAGCTGTGAATCTTCGTCCAAAGTTCGATCCTCCATTGCGGGAGCATTCTTTTGGAAACTATTATCGTACTTCCACGACAGTTGCGTCCGGTACAAGTAATCTTGGTGGACTGGCTAAGAAGATGGGTGAAGACGTAAGAAAGCTCGACAAGGGTTTTGTGGAGAGTCTTCGGTTCAAGGGAGATGAGTACTTGGCTTCTCtcaaaccaaataataatgaagtgaAATCAGAGGAGTTGGTTCTATTAGTGTTCACTAGTTTGTGTAGATTTCCACTTTACGAAGCTGACTTCGGGTGGGGCAAGCCCACATGGGTTAGCTCAGCTGCTCGATGTTTCAAGAATGTAGTGGCTTACATGGACGATAAAACGGGCCATGGAATAGAGGCGTACATTAGTTTGAAACCCGAAGAAATGGCTAAGCTTGAAGCTGACAAAGAGTTTTTGTCAATGGTGTCTTGCCTCAACCGATCCAATTGTGTCTGA